In the genome of Vicia villosa cultivar HV-30 ecotype Madison, WI linkage group LG7, Vvil1.0, whole genome shotgun sequence, one region contains:
- the LOC131615942 gene encoding probable serine/threonine-protein kinase PBL2, with protein sequence MGNCFRKPAVCHNSSTSLFGSTKTQSKTKRTSNSPESKTKLETSWSIDEKSISNDVKSFSFNDLKEATRNFRQENLIGEGGFGLVYKGWIDENTGAPTKPGNGIVVAIKQLKPESFQGHKEWLAEVNYLGQLHHENLVKLIGYCLEGKNRLLVYEFMQKGSLENHLFRKGVQPISWMTRINIAIGVARGLAFLHSLDANVIYRDLKASNILLDSDFNANLSDFGLARDGPTGDNTHVSTRIIGTHGYAAPEYVATGHLTLRSDVYSFGVVLLELLTGRRVVDDDRPAYSEETLVDWAMPFLSDSRRILRIMDTKLGGQYSKKGAQAAAALVLKCLHTDPKHRPTMVNVLAALEALHSSNSVPRTPKSDHNPHATKHSSHHHSHKSIANNTRKH encoded by the exons ATGGGAAACTGCTTCAGAAAACCTGCTGTTTGTCATAATTCTTCAACAAGTTTATTTG GAAGTACAAAGACTCAAAGCAAAACAAAGCGGACTTCGAATTCTCCCGAGTCGAAAACCAAATTGGAAACTTCATGGTCGATTGATGAAAAATCCATCTCCAATGATGTTAAGTCCTTCAGCTTCAATGATCTAAAGGAGGCGACAAGGAACTTCCGGCAAGAAAATTTGATCGGCGAGGGAGGGTTTGGATTAGTCTATAAAGGATGGATAGATGAGAATACTGGTGCTCCTACAAAACCAGGAAATGGAATTGTAGTAGCCATTAAGCAGCTTAAACCAGAAAGTTTTCAAGGTCACAAGGAATGGCTT GCGGAAGTCAATTATTTAGGCCAACTTCACCATGAAAATTTGGTGAAGCTTATTGGTTATTGTTTAGAAGGTAAAAACAGGCTTCTGGTTTATGAGTTTATGCAGAAAGGAAGTTTGGAAAATCACTTATTTAGAA AAGGCGTTCAACCGATTTCCTGGATGACGCGAATCAATATCGCGATCGGTGTTGCAAGAGGACTAGCATTCTTACATTCCCTCGATGCAAATGTTATTTATCGCGATTTAAAGGCTTCAAACATTCTACTTGATTCG GATTTCAATGCAAATCTTTCCGATTTCGGCTTGGCAAGAGACGGTCCAACCGGGGATAACACTCATGTTTCAACTCGAATTATCGGAACGCATGGTTACGCTGCCCCAGAATATGTAGCTACAG GTCATTTAACACTGAGGAGCGACGTATACAGCTTCGGTGTCGTCCTGTTAGAGCTACTAACAGGACGGCGTGTAGTCGACGATGATAGACCGGCATATTCGGAAGAAACGCTGGTGGATTGGGCAATGCCTTTCTTGAGTGACAGCAGAAGAATATTGAGAATCATGGATACAAAATTAGGTGGTCAATACTCGAAGAAAGGAGCTCAAGCAGCAGCTGCACTTGTTCTAAAGTGTCTTCATACTGATCCTAAACATAGACCAACAATGGTAAATGTTTTGGCAGCATTGGAAGCATTACATTCCTCAAATTCTGTACCAAGAACACCAAAATCTGATCATAATCCTCATGCAACAAAGCATTCTAGTCATCATCATTCACATAAGTCAATTGCGAATAATACTCGAAAACATTGA